A genomic window from Martelella lutilitoris includes:
- the rnr gene encoding ribonuclease R: MSAKPRTGTGSAKPDAIIHGEVPPRDVVLKFIADNPDRASKREIAKAFGIKGAARVALKDLLRDLEDEGMLQKKRKSLVRPGALPPVTVLDITTRDKDGELIGRPAEWPEEEGAAPAVLIRQSGGGKNGKRKVPTAGLNDRIVAKIFPSKSETGPAYTARIIKVIDKRRAAALGVIRMFDDGSARLMPIDRRDNEIAIDETALNGAKDGDLVEADVKRSGRYGLPRGEVLTIVGSLASEKAVSMIAIHAHGIPHIFPKEVIDEAEAAKPATMKNREDWRDVPLVTIDPADAKDHDDAVFAEPDERPENEGGVIVTVAIADVSYYVRHKSALDREALKRGNSVYFPDRVVPMLPERISNDLCSLREGEDRPAMAVRMVFSKDGRKASHTFHRIMMKSAAKLSYQQAQAAIDGRTDDKTGPLLEPVLKPLWAAYETMKRGRDRRQPLELDMPERRILLKDDGTVDKVVVPPRLDAHKLIEEMMIQANVAAAETLEKKRQALIYRTHDAPSLSKQESLREFLATLSIPLAKGGNLRANSFNGILAKAEQSPQKDLINEMVLRSQSQAVYSPENGGHFGLNLMKYAHFTSPIRRYADLIVHRALVAALHLGEGGLEREEEEQLDDIAAEISTFERRAMAAERETVDRLIAHHLASRIGESFDGRVAGVTRSGLFIALPEYGADGFVPVSTLGGDYYVHDEVRQALVGERSNLGYQLGDNVEVQLVEAIPLAGALRFEMLSSGRKLPAPTRSFHKSKTGRPMRGGGAGRRSGRGRR, encoded by the coding sequence TTGAGCGCAAAACCCAGGACCGGCACGGGCTCCGCCAAGCCCGACGCGATCATTCACGGCGAGGTGCCGCCGCGCGACGTGGTGCTGAAGTTCATCGCCGACAATCCCGACCGCGCCTCCAAGCGCGAGATCGCCAAGGCCTTCGGCATCAAGGGCGCGGCCCGCGTCGCGCTGAAGGACCTGCTGCGCGACCTCGAGGACGAGGGCATGCTGCAGAAGAAGCGCAAGAGCCTCGTCCGTCCCGGCGCGCTGCCGCCCGTTACCGTGCTCGACATCACCACCCGCGACAAGGATGGCGAACTGATCGGCCGGCCGGCCGAATGGCCAGAGGAGGAAGGGGCAGCCCCTGCCGTCCTCATCCGCCAGTCCGGCGGCGGCAAGAACGGCAAGCGCAAGGTGCCGACCGCAGGCCTCAACGACCGGATCGTTGCCAAGATCTTTCCGTCGAAATCGGAAACCGGCCCGGCCTATACCGCCCGCATCATCAAGGTGATCGACAAGCGGCGCGCGGCCGCCCTCGGCGTTATCCGTATGTTCGACGACGGTTCGGCCCGGCTGATGCCGATCGACCGCCGCGACAACGAGATCGCCATCGACGAGACCGCGCTCAATGGCGCGAAGGACGGAGACCTTGTCGAGGCCGACGTCAAGCGCTCGGGTCGCTACGGCCTGCCGCGCGGCGAGGTGCTGACCATTGTCGGCTCGCTGGCATCGGAAAAAGCCGTGTCGATGATCGCCATCCATGCGCACGGCATTCCGCACATCTTCCCGAAAGAGGTGATCGACGAGGCCGAAGCGGCCAAGCCCGCGACGATGAAGAACCGCGAGGACTGGCGCGACGTGCCGCTCGTCACCATCGACCCGGCGGACGCCAAGGATCATGACGACGCGGTCTTTGCCGAGCCTGACGAGCGGCCTGAAAACGAGGGCGGCGTCATCGTCACCGTCGCGATCGCCGACGTTTCCTACTATGTGCGCCACAAATCCGCGCTTGACCGCGAGGCGCTGAAGCGCGGCAACTCTGTCTATTTCCCCGACCGCGTCGTGCCGATGCTGCCGGAACGCATCTCCAACGACCTCTGCTCGCTGCGCGAGGGCGAGGATCGCCCGGCCATGGCCGTGCGCATGGTGTTCTCGAAGGATGGCCGCAAGGCCTCCCACACCTTCCACCGCATCATGATGAAGAGCGCGGCGAAGCTCTCCTACCAGCAGGCGCAGGCCGCCATCGACGGCAGGACCGACGACAAGACCGGCCCGCTGCTGGAACCCGTGCTGAAGCCGCTCTGGGCCGCCTACGAGACGATGAAGCGCGGACGCGACCGCCGCCAGCCGCTGGAACTCGACATGCCCGAGCGCCGCATCCTGCTGAAGGATGACGGCACGGTGGACAAGGTGGTGGTGCCGCCGCGTCTCGATGCGCACAAGCTCATCGAGGAAATGATGATCCAGGCGAATGTGGCGGCTGCCGAGACGCTGGAGAAGAAGCGCCAGGCGCTGATCTACCGCACCCATGACGCGCCGTCTCTGTCCAAGCAGGAGAGCCTGCGCGAATTCCTGGCGACGCTTTCTATTCCGCTCGCCAAGGGCGGCAATCTCAGGGCCAATTCCTTCAACGGCATTCTGGCAAAGGCCGAACAGTCGCCGCAGAAGGACCTGATCAACGAAATGGTGCTGCGCTCGCAGAGCCAGGCCGTCTATTCGCCGGAAAATGGCGGGCATTTCGGCCTCAATCTGATGAAATACGCGCATTTCACCTCGCCGATCCGCCGCTATGCCGACCTGATCGTCCACCGCGCGCTGGTCGCCGCCCTCCATCTTGGCGAGGGCGGCCTGGAGCGCGAGGAGGAAGAGCAGCTCGATGATATCGCCGCCGAAATCTCCACCTTCGAGCGCCGCGCCATGGCCGCCGAACGCGAGACCGTCGACCGGCTGATCGCCCATCATCTGGCAAGCCGTATCGGCGAGAGTTTTGACGGCCGCGTTGCCGGCGTCACCCGCTCCGGCCTGTTCATCGCCTTGCCGGAATATGGGGCCGACGGCTTCGTGCCGGTCTCCACCCTTGGCGGCGATTACTATGTGCATGACGAGGTGCGCCAGGCGCTGGTCGGCGAGCGATCCAATCTCGGCTATCAGCTGGGCGACAATGTCGAGGTTCAGCTTGTGGAGGCGATCCCGCTTGCGGGCGCGCTGCGCTTCGAGATGCTGTCGTCGGGCCGCAAGCTCCCCGCCCCCACCCGGTCCTTCCACAAGTCGAAGACCGGCCGCCCGATGCGCGGCGGCGGCGCGGGACGGCGCAGCGGACGCGGCCGGCGCTGA
- a CDS encoding DUF983 domain-containing protein, whose product MPEQADDNHRRFGETPADERRLAPAMLTGLKGRCPACGKGKLFYKYLKTVDHCENCGTEIHHHRADDLPAYLVILVLGHFMVGGYMTGAELFDAPDWLHLAVWVPLTALAAFALIQPMKGAVIGLQWALKMHGFDGKGREEAVDYSER is encoded by the coding sequence ATGCCCGAACAGGCCGACGACAATCACCGCCGCTTTGGCGAAACGCCCGCCGACGAGCGCCGTCTCGCGCCCGCCATGCTGACGGGCCTCAAGGGCCGCTGCCCCGCCTGCGGCAAGGGAAAGCTGTTCTACAAATACCTGAAGACCGTGGACCATTGCGAGAACTGCGGCACGGAAATCCACCACCACCGCGCCGACGACCTGCCCGCCTATCTCGTCATTCTCGTGCTCGGCCATTTCATGGTCGGCGGCTATATGACCGGCGCGGAACTGTTCGACGCGCCCGACTGGCTCCATCTCGCCGTCTGGGTGCCGCTGACCGCGCTGGCCGCCTTCGCCCTCATCCAGCCCATGAAGGGCGCCGTCATCGGCCTGCAATGGGCGCTGAAGATGCACGGGTTTGACGGCAAGGGACGGGAAGAGGCGGTGGACTATTCCGAGCGCTGA
- the pdxY gene encoding pyridoxal kinase has product MTSPPFVISIQSQVVFGHVGNSAAVFPMLAAGLEVAAIPTVIFSNTPDYPTLRGRALPPEFFSDLLQGARERGLPERADFILTGYIGSLDVALMVADFVAEAKAVNPRLTYVCDPVMGDTGPGLYVPEAIADVMRDRLLPMADIATPNPFELSWLTGQPIASMADLKAARAFLRIASEAHLIATGCALDDTAAGHIESVILGAAGASRHPVEHLPVALPGTGDLFAGLIVAGLARGLPLTQSVEAAQRLTSRALDHARALGAGEVVLSEPEFRRALLTLAVP; this is encoded by the coding sequence ATGACCTCTCCTCCCTTCGTGATATCGATCCAGAGTCAGGTCGTGTTCGGCCATGTCGGCAATTCCGCGGCCGTGTTTCCGATGCTCGCGGCCGGGCTGGAGGTGGCGGCGATCCCGACGGTCATCTTCTCCAACACGCCCGACTATCCGACGTTGCGTGGCCGGGCTCTGCCGCCGGAATTCTTCTCGGACCTGTTGCAGGGCGCACGCGAGCGCGGCCTGCCGGAACGCGCGGATTTCATCCTGACCGGCTATATCGGCTCGCTCGATGTGGCGCTGATGGTCGCAGATTTCGTGGCCGAGGCCAAGGCCGTCAATCCGCGCCTCACGTACGTCTGCGACCCCGTGATGGGCGACACAGGCCCCGGCCTCTATGTACCGGAAGCCATTGCCGACGTCATGCGCGACCGATTGCTGCCGATGGCCGATATCGCGACGCCGAACCCGTTTGAACTGAGCTGGCTGACCGGGCAGCCGATCGCGTCCATGGCGGACCTCAAAGCAGCGCGAGCCTTTCTCCGCATCGCGTCCGAAGCCCATCTGATCGCCACGGGCTGCGCGCTCGACGATACGGCCGCCGGCCACATTGAAAGCGTGATACTCGGAGCCGCCGGCGCAAGCCGTCATCCTGTGGAGCACCTGCCGGTCGCGCTTCCGGGAACGGGCGATCTGTTTGCCGGGCTGATCGTCGCGGGGCTCGCGCGCGGATTGCCCCTGACGCAAAGCGTCGAGGCAGCGCAGCGCCTCACATCGCGCGCACTGGACCACGCCCGTGCCCTCGGCGCCGGCGAAGTGGTTTTGAGCGAACCGGAGTTCCGTCGCGCTCTTCTGACGCTCGCGGTACCGTAA
- a CDS encoding MOSC domain-containing protein — translation MTMITLLTGRASPLAGSDVQSGIMKAPVTGPLRLGPEGFEGDEQADRRVHGGVEKAVHHYPLDHYPLWREELGDLPALAVPGGFGENISASGPTENTVAVGDVFRLGTALLQVSQGRQPCWKLNHRFNVADMARRVQQSGRTGWYYRVLEDGLVKTGDRLELVDRVAPDWTLHRLWHALYVDRLNLDELKGIAALDVLAEGWRKYAVRRLESGRVEDWRNRLDGTA, via the coding sequence ATGACCATGATCACCCTTCTGACCGGGCGCGCCAGTCCGCTGGCGGGAAGCGACGTGCAAAGCGGCATCATGAAGGCGCCGGTGACGGGGCCGCTTCGGCTCGGCCCTGAAGGGTTCGAAGGCGACGAGCAGGCCGACCGGCGGGTGCATGGCGGCGTCGAAAAGGCCGTGCACCATTACCCGTTGGATCATTATCCGCTCTGGCGTGAAGAACTCGGCGATCTGCCGGCGCTTGCCGTTCCCGGCGGATTTGGCGAGAACATCTCGGCATCCGGCCCGACCGAAAACACCGTCGCTGTGGGAGATGTTTTCCGGCTGGGCACGGCACTTTTGCAGGTCTCGCAAGGGCGGCAGCCCTGCTGGAAGCTCAACCACCGCTTCAACGTGGCGGACATGGCCCGCCGTGTGCAGCAGAGCGGCCGCACCGGCTGGTATTATCGCGTGCTGGAAGACGGACTCGTTAAGACGGGAGACCGGCTTGAACTGGTGGACCGCGTCGCACCGGACTGGACGCTGCACCGGCTCTGGCATGCGCTTTATGTCGACCGGCTGAACCTGGACGAACTGAAGGGCATAGCAGCCCTCGACGTGCTGGCCGAAGGCTGGCGGAAATATGCGGTTCGGCGGCTCGAGAGCGGTCGGGTGGAGGATTGGCGCAACAGACTGGACGGCACTGCATGA
- a CDS encoding glutamine amidotransferase: MSKSALILRHLAFEDLGSFGPVLDEEGYRINHVEAGIDALPDSRDPDLVVVLGGPIGVNDADAYPCMKTERDWLAPRLVSRRPTLGICLGAQLMAAALGAKVAPMPRKEIGFSALALTEAGINSPLRHLRDVPVLHWHGEAFDIPDGADSLASTAACAAQAFAMGATVLGLQFHPEAGQLPAFERWLIGHSVELAEARIDPASLRREAIAHGPALRHAGQSMLRAWLQDLPA, translated from the coding sequence ATGTCGAAATCCGCCCTGATCCTGCGCCATCTCGCTTTCGAGGACCTTGGCAGCTTTGGCCCGGTGCTTGACGAAGAAGGCTACCGTATCAACCATGTCGAAGCTGGCATCGATGCCTTGCCGGATTCGCGCGACCCCGATCTCGTGGTGGTGCTCGGCGGTCCGATCGGGGTGAATGACGCCGATGCTTATCCTTGCATGAAGACAGAGCGCGACTGGCTGGCACCGCGTCTGGTTAGCCGCCGCCCGACGCTCGGCATCTGCCTTGGCGCGCAGCTCATGGCGGCGGCGCTCGGCGCGAAGGTCGCCCCGATGCCCCGCAAGGAAATCGGCTTTTCCGCCCTGGCGCTGACGGAGGCCGGCATCAACAGCCCGCTTCGCCACCTGCGGGATGTGCCGGTTCTCCACTGGCACGGCGAAGCCTTCGATATCCCGGATGGAGCGGACAGTCTCGCCAGCACCGCCGCCTGCGCGGCCCAGGCCTTTGCCATGGGCGCAACTGTTCTGGGGCTGCAATTCCACCCCGAAGCAGGCCAACTGCCCGCCTTCGAGCGCTGGCTCATCGGCCACAGCGTGGAACTGGCTGAGGCCCGCATCGACCCGGCCAGCCTGCGTCGCGAGGCCATCGCGCACGGTCCGGCGCTGAGGCATGCCGGCCAATCCATGCTCCGGGCATGGCTGCAGGACTTGCCGGCATGA
- a CDS encoding PLP-dependent aminotransferase family protein, producing the protein MASEPLALDIEKEPSGPLFLAIADAITRDIMRGRLKPGARLPGTRALARALGVHRNTVDAAYQELMTQGWLHAEPARGTFVAEDLPESMAEPVSVSVPREPATVRPHLAFSDGAPDPRLVPDKALARAFRRALLSPAFRGGADYGDARGTPVLRHALSSYLASDRGVVADPARLLITRGSQMALFLAARAAVKPGQAIAVEEPGYPLAWEAFRAAGASVRGIPVDAGGLSVAALEAAIESDPRIAAVYVTPHHQYPTTVTMGAARRLKLLDTVERHGITLIEDDYDHEYRFEGRPVLPLAARAPAGLPLIYVGSLSKLLSPGIRLGYAMAPEPLLTRMAAARAAIDRQGDAPLEAALADLIRDGDLGRHARKARRIYRARRDVLASALSAHLGGRIFFDRPAGGLALWLHCENVSADAWAERAGVAGLALLPGTHFALDRAAPQALRLGYAALDEGQIARAVDILARSLPD; encoded by the coding sequence ATGGCATCGGAACCGCTTGCGCTGGATATCGAGAAGGAGCCTTCCGGCCCGCTGTTTCTGGCGATTGCCGACGCGATCACCCGTGACATCATGCGTGGCCGCCTGAAGCCCGGCGCCCGTCTGCCGGGGACGCGGGCGCTGGCGCGCGCGCTCGGCGTTCACCGAAACACGGTCGACGCCGCCTACCAGGAGCTCATGACGCAGGGCTGGCTCCATGCCGAACCGGCGCGCGGCACATTCGTCGCCGAGGATCTGCCCGAAAGCATGGCGGAGCCGGTTTCGGTGTCCGTGCCCAGAGAGCCCGCTACCGTCCGCCCGCATCTCGCCTTCAGCGATGGTGCTCCCGATCCCAGGCTGGTGCCGGACAAGGCGCTGGCGCGCGCCTTCCGCAGGGCATTGCTGTCGCCGGCCTTCCGCGGCGGCGCGGACTATGGCGATGCCCGGGGCACGCCGGTCCTGCGTCATGCGCTGTCGTCCTACCTCGCCTCGGACCGGGGCGTGGTCGCCGATCCGGCGCGGCTGCTGATCACGCGCGGCAGCCAGATGGCGCTGTTCCTGGCGGCCAGGGCGGCGGTGAAGCCCGGTCAGGCGATTGCCGTGGAGGAACCCGGCTACCCGCTGGCCTGGGAGGCCTTCCGGGCCGCGGGCGCTTCCGTGCGTGGCATTCCCGTTGATGCGGGCGGGCTGTCGGTCGCGGCGCTTGAGGCGGCGATTGAAAGCGATCCGCGCATCGCGGCGGTCTATGTCACGCCCCATCACCAGTATCCGACCACGGTCACCATGGGCGCGGCGCGGCGGCTGAAGCTTCTGGACACCGTCGAGCGTCACGGCATCACGCTGATCGAGGATGACTACGATCACGAGTACCGCTTCGAGGGGCGCCCGGTCCTGCCGCTTGCGGCCCGGGCCCCGGCAGGCCTGCCGCTGATCTATGTGGGCTCGCTCTCCAAACTGCTCTCGCCCGGTATCCGTCTCGGATATGCCATGGCCCCGGAGCCGTTGCTGACCCGCATGGCGGCCGCGCGTGCGGCCATCGACCGGCAGGGCGACGCGCCGCTTGAGGCCGCGCTGGCGGACCTGATCCGCGACGGCGATCTCGGCCGCCATGCGCGGAAGGCCCGTCGCATTTACCGGGCCCGGCGCGACGTCCTGGCGTCGGCGCTGTCGGCGCATCTGGGCGGGCGGATCTTCTTCGATCGGCCTGCGGGCGGGCTGGCGCTGTGGCTGCACTGCGAGAATGTCTCCGCCGACGCCTGGGCGGAGCGGGCCGGCGTGGCCGGGCTTGCGCTGCTGCCCGGAACGCACTTCGCCCTTGATCGCGCCGCGCCGCAAGCCCTTCGTCTCGGCTACGCGGCGCTGGACGAGGGGCAGATTGCCCGGGCGGTGGATATCCTCGCCCGAAGCTTGCCTGATTGA
- the bioB gene encoding biotin synthase BioB, whose amino-acid sequence MTGAKIRTDWTMDEARAIHALPFPDLIHRAQTVHRAHFDPTAIETASLLSIKTGGCPEDCGYCSQSAHHRTGVKATKLMATDDVLAAARRARDAGAQRFCMGAAWRSPKDRDMDKLCAMVQGVSELGLETCMTLGMLKPDQVARLKAAGLDFYNHNIDTSPDYYREIATTRTMADRLETVEHVRKGGIRVCCGGIVGMGETEEDRIAMLVTLATLPAHPDSVPVNLWNPVEGVPVQETASPVDPFSLVRLVALARILMPASVVRLSAGRTGMSDELQALCFLAGANSIFVGDQLLTTGNPAAWRDHDLLQRLGMHVAPARPQDTTMAAE is encoded by the coding sequence ATGACCGGTGCCAAGATCAGAACCGACTGGACCATGGACGAGGCGCGGGCGATCCACGCCCTTCCATTTCCGGACCTGATCCACCGGGCGCAGACCGTGCATCGGGCCCATTTCGACCCGACCGCGATCGAGACGGCGAGCCTCTTGAGCATCAAGACCGGCGGCTGCCCGGAGGATTGCGGCTATTGCTCGCAATCGGCCCACCACCGGACCGGCGTGAAGGCGACGAAGCTGATGGCGACCGACGATGTTCTGGCAGCCGCACGGCGCGCGAGGGACGCGGGCGCGCAGCGCTTCTGCATGGGGGCTGCCTGGCGCAGCCCTAAGGACCGCGACATGGACAAGCTCTGCGCCATGGTGCAGGGCGTCTCGGAACTCGGGCTCGAAACCTGCATGACGCTCGGCATGCTGAAACCGGATCAGGTGGCGCGGCTGAAGGCGGCCGGGCTCGATTTCTACAACCACAATATCGATACCTCGCCGGACTATTATCGCGAGATCGCCACCACGCGGACGATGGCGGACCGGCTGGAGACGGTCGAGCATGTCCGCAAGGGCGGCATCAGGGTCTGTTGCGGCGGGATCGTCGGCATGGGCGAAACGGAAGAGGATCGCATTGCCATGCTGGTGACGCTCGCGACCCTGCCAGCCCATCCCGACAGCGTGCCGGTCAACCTGTGGAACCCGGTCGAGGGCGTGCCGGTGCAGGAAACCGCAAGCCCGGTCGATCCGTTCTCGCTCGTCCGTCTCGTGGCGCTCGCGCGCATCCTGATGCCGGCCTCGGTGGTGCGGCTCTCCGCTGGACGCACGGGAATGAGCGATGAATTGCAGGCGCTCTGCTTCCTTGCCGGCGCGAATTCCATTTTCGTTGGCGATCAGTTGCTGACGACCGGCAACCCCGCGGCCTGGAGGGACCACGACCTGTTGCAACGGCTCGGGATGCATGTGGCGCCCGCCAGGCCTCAAGACACCACCATGGCGGCCGAGTAG
- a CDS encoding biotin transporter BioY produces the protein MALLTPSLTRPASLWRGAALTLFGAVLIMIGAKVQIPFWPVPMTLHTLAVFFLAAALGPRLGFAAMAAYLAAGAVGLPVFSGSPARGIGLAYMAGPTGGYLIGYLLSTLVIGRLAEGNGLMRLALAMLAGLAVVYAFGLAWLALFVPATGLIAAGLAPFILGDLIKIALAVALITGLGRLKGRAA, from the coding sequence ATGGCCTTGCTCACACCTTCTCTGACCCGCCCGGCATCACTCTGGCGCGGTGCAGCCCTCACGCTTTTCGGCGCGGTGCTGATCATGATCGGCGCCAAGGTGCAGATCCCGTTCTGGCCCGTGCCGATGACACTGCACACGCTCGCGGTGTTCTTTCTGGCCGCGGCGCTCGGTCCCCGGCTCGGCTTTGCAGCCATGGCCGCCTATCTCGCCGCCGGGGCGGTGGGCCTTCCGGTATTTTCCGGCTCGCCGGCGCGCGGGATCGGACTTGCCTACATGGCGGGGCCGACCGGCGGCTATCTCATCGGCTACCTGCTCTCGACCCTCGTGATCGGCAGGCTGGCCGAAGGGAATGGCCTGATGCGGCTGGCGCTGGCGATGCTTGCCGGTCTCGCCGTGGTCTATGCCTTCGGCCTGGCATGGCTCGCATTGTTCGTGCCGGCCACCGGCCTGATCGCCGCCGGCCTCGCTCCGTTCATCCTCGGCGATCTGATCAAGATCGCGCTGGCGGTCGCCCTGATCACCGGCCTCGGCCGCCTCAAGGGTCGCGCGGCATGA